A stretch of DNA from Catenulispora acidiphila DSM 44928:
AACGCCGGCTCGACACCCTCGAAAATCCCGGCCAGTTCCGGAGCCGTCAACGCCGGATTCACTGGTGTGGCAACCATTCCGGCCGCCGCACAGGCGAGATAGGCCTCGATCATCTCCAGCCGGTTACCGCTGAGCACGACGACCCGGCTGCCGAGCGGCACGCTGCGGGACAGTTCCCGGGCGAACGCGCCTACCTCGAAGTACAGGGCGTCCCAGGTGAGGTCGCGCCGACGATCGCGCAAAGCGACGCCGTCGGGGTACCGGACGCGGTTGCGTTCGAGCACATCGGAAAGCCACATATCAGGCCTCTGTTTCCCGTGACGGCTGCGGACCGGCTGCCGCCGCGACGCGCGCGTCAGCATCCTGCGACTGCCGCATCTGCATCAACAGATCGGCGACGGAGCGCACCGACGTGATCCGGCTCAGCTCGACATCGCTGAGCGGCCGGTCCAACCGCCGCTCGCAGCCGAGCGCGACCCGGATGATCTCCCCGGAGTTGACCCCGGCGTTGACCAGGTCCTCCTCGTCGGTGATCTGGTCGAGCAGCGCCGGATAGTCCAGGTTCTCACGCACGATCTCGCGTGCCGTCGCCATCAAAGCCGCATCCATCAGGACTCCCAGGGGTGCGCGCTCACGCCGGCCAGCGCCCACGGCGGAGCGGGCTCGTCACCGGCGAGAATCAGGGCACTGGCTTCCTCCGCGTCGCAGGGCAGCAGCCGGTTGAAGCGTCCGCCACGGCACGCCGCCGCGAACTCCGGGGACGCCTCGATCCGGCGGTGCCCCGCACCTCCAGCCAGGAAGGCGAACACCAGGTCCAGCGTCTTCCAGCGACCGTCCTCGAAGTACTCACACCAGGAGTGGTCGCTGCCGACCAGACCGAGCAGATAGCCGCGCCGGGCGCGCGCCTGGAAGCCCGCGTCCCGCAGCCGCTGCGCCAGAAGTCTGCTGACCACCACGCAGTCGGCCATGCCGAGTCCCCACGCGCGCTCGTGCAGCATGCGCAGCTCTTCGCTGACGGACTGATAGATCACCGTGCCGGACAGCAGAGCCTCGAGCATGTCGTCGTAGATCGCCCGGACCTGCGGATCGCCGACCGTCGCCTCGGCGCCGGTCAAGCGCACGGCGACTTCGTATCCGGGCGGCTCGACGGTCGTCGTGGCGATGGGCAGATCCCGCGGATCGACTTCCTGCACGCCGGGCGCGGCCAGATCGGGACCGAGCAGCTGCATCGCTGCCTCCTCCGACCGCGGCGCGCGCACCCGCACCAGCCAGTGGCGCGGCTCGTACCAGCTCGGCCGCGGACCGGAGGCGAAACGCAGCAGGAAGCGCAGCGCGAGTTCGGGGATGCTGTCGCGCGAGGTGCCCGCGAACAGCGCCAGGTTCATCACGTCCACGTAGTCGAACAACGGGCCGCGCTCGGGGTCGGTCTCGTGCGGCAGCGCGTCCCGCGCCACCTCGGCGGTGCGCCGCGGGTCCAGCCCGAGCAGCCGCGCCGCCGCGTCCAGATCGACGGCGTAGCGGGCGAACTCGGCCGGGACGCGCTCGAACCGCTCGATCTGCTCGGAGCCGTCGATCTGCTCAGAGCTCTCGAGCGCTCCGGACCGGTCCAGCCGCGCCGGACCCGCCGGCGTCACCGGGACTTCTCCACGAGCCGCGCCACCAGATCGGCGAGCTGCCGCACGGTGTTCGTCTCGAACAGGAAGTCGTCGGGGATCGCGATCGCGCAGGCGTCCTCGATCCGCACCACG
This window harbors:
- a CDS encoding phosphopantetheine-binding protein is translated as MDAALMATAREIVRENLDYPALLDQITDEEDLVNAGVNSGEIIRVALGCERRLDRPLSDVELSRITSVRSVADLLMQMRQSQDADARVAAAAGPQPSRETEA
- a CDS encoding transglutaminase domain-containing protein → MTPAGPARLDRSGALESSEQIDGSEQIERFERVPAEFARYAVDLDAAARLLGLDPRRTAEVARDALPHETDPERGPLFDYVDVMNLALFAGTSRDSIPELALRFLLRFASGPRPSWYEPRHWLVRVRAPRSEEAAMQLLGPDLAAPGVQEVDPRDLPIATTTVEPPGYEVAVRLTGAEATVGDPQVRAIYDDMLEALLSGTVIYQSVSEELRMLHERAWGLGMADCVVVSRLLAQRLRDAGFQARARRGYLLGLVGSDHSWCEYFEDGRWKTLDLVFAFLAGGAGHRRIEASPEFAAACRGGRFNRLLPCDAEEASALILAGDEPAPPWALAGVSAHPWES